A genomic stretch from Ficedula albicollis isolate OC2 chromosome 4A, FicAlb1.5, whole genome shotgun sequence includes:
- the CLDN2 gene encoding claudin-2: MVSMGLQLLGYTVAFLGYIGTLTATLLPSWKTSSYIGSSIVTAISFTKGLWMECATYSTGITQCDIYSSLLNLPADIQAAQALMVSSCAVSSLACLLSVVGMRCTVFSQGSPGKDRVAVAGGAAFVLGGLLCFIPLAWNIHVVLRDFRNPVLPDSMKFELGEALYLGIISSLLSLIGGFILCASCPARDATAAYSSGYQPQLLASKSPRPSVSPAQKTKSEVNSYNLTGYV, from the exons ATGGTGTCCAtggggctccagctgctgggctaCACCGTGGCCTTCCTGGGCTACATCGGCACGCTGACAGCcacgctgctgcccagctggaaGACCAGCTCCTACATCGGCTCCAGCATCGTGACGGCCATCAGCTTCACCAAGGGGCTGTGGATGGAGTGCGCCACGTACAGCACGGGCATCACCCAGTGCGACATCTACAGCTCCCTGCTCAACCTGCCCGCCGACATCCAGGCGGCACAGGCGCTCATGGTGAGCTCCTGCGCCGTGTCCTCCCTGGCCTGCCTGCTCTCTGTGGTGGGCATGCGGTGCACCGTGTTCAGCCAGGGCTCGCCGGGCAAGGACCGCGTGGCGGTGGCGGGCGGCGCCGCCTTCGTGCTCGgggggctgctctgcttcaTCCCGCTGGCCTGGAACATCCACGTGGTGCTGCGCGATTTCCGCAACCCCGTGCTCCCCGACAGCATGAAGTTCGAGCTCGGCGAGGCTCTTTACCTCGGCAtcatctcctccctcctctcgCTCATCGGCGGCTTCATCCTCTGCGCCTCCTGCCCCGCCCGGGACGCGACCGCCGCCTACTCCAGCGGCTac CAGCCGCAGCTGCTGGCGAGCAAGAGCCCCCGGCCCTCCGTCAGCCCGGCGCAGAAGACCAAGAGTGAAGTCAATTCCTACAACCTGACAGGATACGTGTAG